Below is a genomic region from Vicinamibacterales bacterium.
AATCCTGAGGCGACTTTCGCAGCAAGTCCATCAACGATTTCGGCCGCGCGCCGAGGTAAGAGCCTACTAATAGGCCCAAAAATCCAATTGAGTGCCCCCGGTCGACCAGCGATTGTAAACGCCGCCCAAAGGGCAAAAAGCGAGGCCGCTCCACTGATCGTGGCCCCGACCTTCAGCGCAGTCAACACACGCGCATTCAGGTGCTCCACACCAGGGTCGAAAAATGTTAAGAAGGCACCAAACAGGAGCAAAACTGTTATCAGGTCGAGCAACCGCTCAAAAATGATCGTGGCAAATGTGGCAGTCGTGCTAAAACCCACTCTGCGCGCAAGCACGTACGCTCGCGCCACCTCACCAGGCCTAGCCGGCAGCATCGCCGATAAACCGAATCCAATTATGGTCGCGCGAAGAGCAATGCCATATCGAACCCGGCCAATCGGTCGAAGCAACAGTCGCCAACGCCAAGCACGGAGTAAGTACAGCAGTGCCTGCATTAGGCTCGCCAGTAGGAGAAAACCGGTGTGCCCGCCACGCATTTCGCCCCACACCTCTTCTAGATTAACGCCAAGAAGGAAAAAGACTAACAGTCCTACAGTGAGAACCACGATCGCGACT
It encodes:
- a CDS encoding lysylphosphatidylglycerol synthase transmembrane domain-containing protein, coding for MTHHLRTVAIVVLTVGLLVFFLLGVNLEEVWGEMRGGHTGFLLLASLMQALLYLLRAWRWRLLLRPIGRVRYGIALRATIIGFGLSAMLPARPGEVARAYVLARRVGFSTTATFATIIFERLLDLITVLLLFGAFLTFFDPGVEHLNARVLTALKVGATISGAASLFALWAAFTIAGRPGALNWIFGPISRLLPRRAAEIVDGLAAKVASGFSVVRQPGVLVGALAASIILWLAIAVGAWAAVSAYRLAVPFTGTFLLLALLLVGVAVPTPGAVGGFHAALYLGLTAFYRAPPDSAAAAAIVLHAISFIPVALAGLILMAQEGMTFASVRYAAAGKNAEGS